GCTGACCATATTTACATTAAGTTCGTTAGCATGTGGACTATCACCGACCGTCGAAATGCTCATTCTATCCCGTGCCATGCAGGGACTAGGCGGCGCACTCATGGGGCCGCAAACCATGAGCGTGGTCAATAAACTTTTTGCTCGGAATCGTCGCGGCGCCGCAATGGGGGTATGGGGAGCAGTGGCGGGGCTGGCATCGTTATTAGGGCCGATTGTAGGTGGGCTCATTGTTGGAACTATTGGTTGGCAGTGGGTGTTCTTTATCAATGTGCCACTGGGAATACTATCTTTCGTCTTGGTTTATCTTTGGGTACCTACATTTGAATTAACCACCGGGAAACTGGATTTCCTCAGCGTGATCGTATCAATCGCGGCCATGAGTGCACTTGTATTCGCCGTGCAACAAGGCCCAGAACTTGGTTGGCCGACATGGATTTGGGGCTTGTTGGTACTTGGCATCGTACTCATTGGGCTTTTTATCTGGCTGCAAAAAACCGCAGACCGCCGTGATTCTGCCGCGCTGATCCCCCTGTCTATATTCAATATCAAGAACTTTTCCCTAGGTGCATTTTCAATCTCTGCGATGGGATTCGCAATTGGTGGCGTAATGCTGCCCATCATGTTGTTTTTACAGCAAGGCCACGGGCTTTCTGCGGAACAGGCCGGATTCATGCTGGTTCCGATGGCTATACTGTCGGGCGGCTTGGCACCATGGGTGGGCAAACAATCTGACCGAATGCACCCACGAATCCTGTCAATGATCGGATTCGGCTGTATGCTGCTTGCTGCCGTCTCGCTAGTCATAGTCATGCGTGACGGGGTGGACATGTGGTGGATTCTTATTCCAATTGTTCTTCTGGGCTTCGGGAATGGATTTGTGTGGTCGCCAAATTCCGCAACCAGTTTGCGGGATCTACCGGTTCACCAGATTGGGGCAGCTTCAGGCGTTTATAACACCACACGGCAACTGGGTTCCGTCATGGGGGCAGCAGCAGTCGGGGCAGCTATGCAGATTGGTGTTGCCAACACGGATTTTGCCACTGCGATGGGCAATTCAATCATTGTCGTGGCGGTGGTTCTGTTTACTGGGCTGATAGCCGTGTCCCGTTTTGAAAACAAAGTGCACACCCGTGAAGCGTCGTAAAGCATAACCAATTACTGACACCCAATCGTGGCTAATGCATAACAGGAGTAATAATTTTTAGTGCGAGAAAACTCACAATCGAATATTGGTGCGGATCGATTAAAAGCCCTTGTCACTGGCTCACGATTGACATTTCCGATCGGGCAAAACAAAAGAAAGTGGACTAGGATTTAACTCATGCGTATTGCCACACTGACCTCCGGTGGTGACTGCCCCGGCTTGAATGCTGTTATCCGCGGAATCGTCCGCACCGCAACTGAATATGGTTCCACAGTGGTGGGCTACCAGGACGGTTGGGTCGGTCTGATGGATGATCGCCGCACCCAACTCTACGATGACGAAAGCATCGACCGTATCCTGCTTCGCGGCGGCACCATCCTAGGTACAGGTCGGCTACACCCCGACGCATTCAAACACGGCTTGGAAGAGATCAAAGAAAACCTCGCAGATGCCGGAATTGATGCGCTCATTCCAATCGGCGGCGAAGGTACACTCAAAGGTGCAAAATGGCTGGCGGATAACGGAATTCCGGTAGTTGGTGTGCCAAAAACCATCGATAACGACGTTAACGGCACTGACTACACTTTCGGCTTTGACACCGCCGTATCCGTGGCAACCGATGCCATTGATCGGCTACACACCACCGCTGAATCCCATAACCGTGTGATGATTGTTGAGGTTATGGGACGTCACGTCGGCTGGATTGCATTACACGCAGGCATGGCGGGTGGCGCACACTACATTGTTATCCCAGAAGCACCATTCGACATTGCTGAGATCTGCAAGGCAATGGAACGCCGTTTCCAAATGGGGGAGAAGTACGGAATTATCGTCGTAGCCGAAGGCGCTTTGCCTAAGCCTGGCACCATGGATTTCGCCGAAGGTGAAGTGGACCAATTCGGCCACCAGGTATTCAATGGAATCGGCCAGGTGATTGGCGAAGAAATCAAGCGGCGGCTAGGCCACGATGTGCGCACCACAGTTCTAGGCCACATTCAACGTGGCGGTACGCCAACCGCATTCGATCGAGTGCTGGCAACCCGGTACGGTGTACATGCCGCACGAGCGTGCCATAACGGTGATTTTGGCAAGTGCGTGGCTCTGCGCGGCGAGCATATTGAACTCATCGAGCTTGAGGAGGCTGTCGGCAAGCTCAAGACGGTATCTCCAGGGCGCTATCGCACCGCACAGGCGTTGTTTGGATAGCATCCGGCACAACCCCGCAACCCCCGAATTTTTGTTCGGGGGTTAACGTGGTTTATACAGCTGGTGAATCGACTATTTCGAGGTCGATGTGGTAACTGACTAGTTCTCCCTCGGTACCGTATCCAGCCAGTACCGGATAGAAACCATCACCCCAACCGGAGTGGCTCAGCACCACGTTTTCTTTTCCTGAGACAAAGGGCAATGGAATATTGGCTAGCCCTTCCTTAAAGTGATCGGGGCTGTCCATCAGTGCGAACCAGCAATCAGGTTTATCGTTATCTACGAAAGTTTCGTTGAAATTGATCCCGTTTTCCCGGTAGTGTTTGGTAACCGCTTTGGCTGCTGCGCTATCGACGAAAGCTACAGTGCCAGCATCGACGCCTACCCCGAAAAACATCTCATCTTCATCTTCATCGTCATCTTCATCTAATTCTTCTGGATCTGCATTCGTTGGAATGGCGTTGACATAGCGAACGGCAGGCTCCGGGCTGAAGACCACGCTGAGGTACGCTTCGCGCAAGTGTGGAACATCCTCTTCCGTGATGTGTGCGATCGTGACGAAAACATCAAATTCACCGTTGGGGGCGGGAAAATGAAGCGATTCTCCCAGCGATACAAATGGGTCGCAGGCCTCAATGCTGCCAGAGGTAACTGTTAACTTTCCAAGTGGGGTGCGGGTTAGCCGGTAGGTATCACCACTGTACGAATCAGTGGCGCGTTCAGCATAAGCAAAACATGATCGGTTGGTCATAGCCGTTAACCTAACACATGGCTCACGCTTCGCGTCCTAAAAATCTTGAAACGCGAAAAATAACTCTTTTGAAGAAAGAACCAGAAAATCCATAGCGTGGTGGGGGACTGACGGGATAGAATCGCAGCTACGATTGACATCTTTGCTAAGGAGAACCGCCCATGATCATAGGCTGCCCCAAAGAAATCAAGACCAACGAGGCTCGGGTCGCACTCACACCTGCTGGCGTACGTGAACTGGTGAAAAACGGTCACGAGGTATTGATCGAGACAACGGCGGGGCTTGCCTCAGGGTTTGATGATTCCGCGTATGAAAGTGCTGGGGCAAACCTCATACCGGAAGCAACTGAAGTATGGCAGCGCGCCGACATGGTGGTAAAAGTCAAGGAACCACAGGAATCTGAATTCCATTTGATGCGCCCTGACCTCATTCTTTTCACCTATCTCCACCTTGCTGCGGAACCTGCAGTTGCCGATG
The nucleotide sequence above comes from Corynebacterium mustelae. Encoded proteins:
- a CDS encoding DHA2 family efflux MFS transporter permease subunit — its product is MTNPESTPVTSETHAWKALGALCIGFFMILLDQTVVAVATPQLQSQLGASLNHVVWVTSIYLLFFAVPLLVSGRLGDRFGQRNVYLVGLTIFTLSSLACGLSPTVEMLILSRAMQGLGGALMGPQTMSVVNKLFARNRRGAAMGVWGAVAGLASLLGPIVGGLIVGTIGWQWVFFINVPLGILSFVLVYLWVPTFELTTGKLDFLSVIVSIAAMSALVFAVQQGPELGWPTWIWGLLVLGIVLIGLFIWLQKTADRRDSAALIPLSIFNIKNFSLGAFSISAMGFAIGGVMLPIMLFLQQGHGLSAEQAGFMLVPMAILSGGLAPWVGKQSDRMHPRILSMIGFGCMLLAAVSLVIVMRDGVDMWWILIPIVLLGFGNGFVWSPNSATSLRDLPVHQIGAASGVYNTTRQLGSVMGAAAVGAAMQIGVANTDFATAMGNSIIVVAVVLFTGLIAVSRFENKVHTREAS
- a CDS encoding 6-phosphofructokinase, encoding MRIATLTSGGDCPGLNAVIRGIVRTATEYGSTVVGYQDGWVGLMDDRRTQLYDDESIDRILLRGGTILGTGRLHPDAFKHGLEEIKENLADAGIDALIPIGGEGTLKGAKWLADNGIPVVGVPKTIDNDVNGTDYTFGFDTAVSVATDAIDRLHTTAESHNRVMIVEVMGRHVGWIALHAGMAGGAHYIVIPEAPFDIAEICKAMERRFQMGEKYGIIVVAEGALPKPGTMDFAEGEVDQFGHQVFNGIGQVIGEEIKRRLGHDVRTTVLGHIQRGGTPTAFDRVLATRYGVHAARACHNGDFGKCVALRGEHIELIELEEAVGKLKTVSPGRYRTAQALFG
- a CDS encoding DUF4241 domain-containing protein, which produces MTNRSCFAYAERATDSYSGDTYRLTRTPLGKLTVTSGSIEACDPFVSLGESLHFPAPNGEFDVFVTIAHITEEDVPHLREAYLSVVFSPEPAVRYVNAIPTNADPEELDEDDDEDEDEMFFGVGVDAGTVAFVDSAAAKAVTKHYRENGINFNETFVDNDKPDCWFALMDSPDHFKEGLANIPLPFVSGKENVVLSHSGWGDGFYPVLAGYGTEGELVSYHIDLEIVDSPAV